A region from the Lycium barbarum isolate Lr01 chromosome 8, ASM1917538v2, whole genome shotgun sequence genome encodes:
- the LOC132605434 gene encoding heme-binding-like protein At3g10130, chloroplastic produces MSFVMPSKYGSDLPLPMDSSVTIKEVPRKTVAVVAFSGFVTDEEVKARESRLRTALKGDAEFRVKDGALIEIAQYNPPFTLPFTRRNEISLEVEKKQE; encoded by the exons ATGTCCTTTGTCATGCCCTCAAAGTATGGTTCGGACTTGCCGCTACCAATGGATTCGTCTGTAACTATCAAAGAGGTGCCAAGGAAAACTGTCGCAGTTGTTGCCTTTTCAG GTTTTGTGACTGATGAAGAAGTAAAAGCCCGAGAATCAAGACTTCGCACGGCACTAAAGGGAGATGCAGAGTTTCGGGTAAAAGATGGTGCCTTGATAGAAATTGCACAG TACAATCCACCATTTACTCTTCCGTTCACACGGCGAAATGAAATTAGCCTGGAAGTTGAAAAGAAACAGGAATAG
- the LOC132608305 gene encoding uncharacterized protein LOC132608305, whose translation MGNCIVIVQNDKKKVLEYKAPMKVPEVSPLLPEPQTKHVKKKVRFSDEAVKESSKGCSEVVRIKVVITKQELQDLLNEGGLRLDDGMFQYPLQKEQSSIDEINSSSSFTDIDTNDCIGWKPALDSIPELD comes from the coding sequence ATGGGAAATTGCATAGTAATTGTTCAAAATGATAAGAAGAAGGTCCTTGAATATAAAGCTCCAATGAAGGTCCCTGAAGTGTCACCTCTTTTACCAGAGCCACAGACAAAACATGTCAAAAAGAAGGTGAGGTTTTCTGATGAAGCAGTTAAGGAAAGTAGCAAAGGTTGTTCAGAGGTTGTAAGAATTAAGGTTGTTATCACAAAGCAAGAGTTGCAAGATCTTTTAAATGAAGGAGGATTAAGACTTGATGATGGCATGTTTCAGTATCCTCTTCAGAAAGAACAAAGCTCTATCGATGAGATTAATAGTAGTAGTTCTTTCACTGATATTGACACTAATGATTGTATAGGATGGAAGCCTGCTCTAGATAGCATACCTGAATTAGACTAG